The following DNA comes from Bacteroidota bacterium.
CAGCCGTTGAACGTCTGGTAGATCTGCGTGTCGAGGTCCTGCCGGTCGGTGACCACCACGAAGGTGTAGTTGTTGCCGAGCAGGCGGTGCACCATCCGCACAAAGAACACCATCGAGTAGGACTTGCCGGAGCCCTGCGTGTGCCAGAACACGCCGAGCTTGCCGTCGAGACGCTCGCGGTTGCGCACAGCTTCGACGGCGCGGCGCACGCCGAGCACTTGCTGGTTCTGGGCGAGGATCTTGGCGGTGTCGCCGTTGCTGTCGTCGAAGACGATGAAGTGCTCCACGATCTCCAGCAACGCCTTCTTGGCGCACACGCCTTCGAGGAGCGTCTCCATGTCCACGCGCCCGGCCTCGTCCTCGGTCTGGCGTTTCCACTCGCGGAAGAAGCGGTAGGGGCTGCTGAACGCGCCGAGCTTGGCGTCGATGCCGTTGGCGAGCACCACAAGCGCGTTGTGGTGGAAGAGGTGCGGGACGGTGTCCTTGTAGTCGGCGAGGTTGTCCTCGTAGGCCTTGCGGATGTCGTGGTCGGTCCGCTTGAATTCCATAAACACGAGCGGGAGGCCGTTCACGAAGCCAACAAGGTCAGCGCGACGGCGGTAAACCGGGCCTTTGACCCATAGCTCGCGTACGGCGAGAAAGTCGTTGGCGAGCGGGTCGCGGAAGTGAAGCAGCCGCAGGCGCTCTTTGACCTGCGCGCCGTCGGCGTCGCGGTAGACGACCTCCACGCCATCGAGCAGCATCGCGTGCTTGGCGCGGTTGATCTGGAGCGTGGTCTGCGCGGTGCTGGCCTCGGTGACGGCGCGCACAGCATCGTCGTAGACCTCCGCCGGGCGTCCGGGGTTGAGCCGCTCTACGGCCGCGCGGAGGCGGTGCGTGAGAACGACCTCGCGCTCGCTATCGCGCCCGAGCGCCTTGGCTTGGCTCGCGTGATAGGCCTCGGCCCCGAAGACCTCGCCGTAGTGCGCGTGGACGCTCTGCCACCCGTGCACGTGTTCGAGGTAGGCGGCGGCGGTCTGCTGGACGAGGGTGTCCTCGGTGAGCCGGTTCATGCGGGGCGACGGAGGGGGAAACAAGAGGCTACGTACGCACAACGAGGCCAAACGTCCCCAAAGAAGAACACCCCCGCCTGCGTCGTGCAAGCGAGGGTGTTCGAAGCCAGATGTACGAAGCCGCTACCACGCAGGCTTGAGCACAAACGGATTGCTGATGGAGGTCGTACCGAAGGCACGAAGCAATGCGACCTGGTTGTGCTCGTCCAGGTCGCGCTCGGCGATCTCGCGCTGCACGGCGGGCTGTTCGAGGCTTGGGATGCGGACCGCGAAGAACGGCCACAACTCGTCCGAGACGTATTGCTTGTCGAGGTGCGGGAAGTCCACGAGCGGTTTCACCTCGGTCTGCTGGCGAAAGGCATCAGCATAGGCATAGCGCCACTCGCCGCCGTCTTCGAGCCACAGGGTCCCGACC
Coding sequences within:
- a CDS encoding HipA N-terminal domain-containing protein, with the translated sequence MRNLLKKLLRQDGHEHVLTPRDESARFDLLYGSLPVGTLWLEDGGEWRYAYADAFRQQTEVKPLVDFPHLDKQYVSDELWPFFAVRIPSLEQPAVQREIAERDLDEHNQVALLRAFGTTSISNPFVLKPAW